In Neorhizobium galegae, the following proteins share a genomic window:
- the phnK gene encoding phosphonate C-P lyase system protein PhnK, whose amino-acid sequence MTDTPLLKVSGVSKFYGSRIGCKDVSFDLWPGEVLAIVGESGSGKTTLLNCLSTRLMPTTGSVEYRMRDGNFRDLYHMSEAERRFLMRTDWGFVHQNPADGLRMTVSAGANVGERLMAVGDRHYGKIRETASDWLTRVEIGTDRIDDQPRAFSGGMRQRLQIARNLVTGPRLVFMDEPTGGLDVSVQARLLDLVRGLVNDLGLSAIVVTHDLAVARLLSHRMMVMKDGHVIEHGLTDRVLDDPREPYTQLLVSSILQV is encoded by the coding sequence ATGACCGACACCCCTCTTCTCAAAGTCAGCGGCGTCTCGAAATTCTACGGCAGCCGGATCGGCTGCAAGGACGTGTCCTTCGACCTGTGGCCGGGCGAAGTGCTCGCCATCGTCGGCGAATCCGGCTCGGGCAAGACGACGCTGCTCAACTGCCTGTCGACCCGGCTGATGCCGACGACCGGCAGTGTCGAATACCGGATGCGCGACGGCAATTTCCGCGACCTCTACCACATGAGCGAGGCCGAACGGCGCTTCCTGATGCGCACCGACTGGGGCTTCGTGCACCAGAACCCGGCGGACGGCCTGCGCATGACGGTCTCGGCCGGCGCCAATGTCGGCGAGCGGCTGATGGCGGTCGGCGACCGGCATTACGGCAAGATCCGCGAGACGGCGAGCGACTGGCTGACCCGCGTCGAAATCGGCACCGACCGCATCGACGACCAGCCGCGCGCCTTTTCCGGCGGCATGCGCCAGCGCCTGCAGATCGCCCGCAATCTGGTGACCGGCCCGCGCCTCGTGTTCATGGACGAGCCGACCGGCGGCCTCGACGTCTCGGTCCAGGCCCGCCTGCTCGACCTCGTGCGCGGCCTCGTCAACGATCTCGGCCTGTCGGCGATCGTCGTCACCCACGACCTCGCGGTCGCGCGTCTCCTGTCACATCGGATGATGGTGATGAAGGACGGCCATGTGATCGAGCATGGGCTGACCGACCGGGTGCTCGACGATCCGCGCGAGCCTTATACCCAGCTTCTCGTCTCTTCCATTCTTCAGGTCTGA